The DNA segment aaagcatTTTCAATATCATCAAGTCTCTGGTATCTTTGAGAAATAGTTTTTGGGAAGTACACAGTTTCTTGCTGAAGAAGAGTGATTACACCGTCATATCTGCATGCTAAATTAGAAGCTATCCCATGAGCTAGCCCATTAGTCACAAAGATTGTAAAacgaaaaaacaaacaaacaaaaatgggaAGATGGGgaaaatcatattataatatgttgagTGCAGTTTGGAGGTTAATGTTTTCCATAATTACTCTAGAGTGCTGGCTAAATCTGGGAAGAAGAAGCAAATTCTGTTGAACGCACTGACTGTAAAATATTATTCtgaatttatgattttatatcTTATTTCCATTGGCAAGTTCAAGTGTGACATAatgaaatatttgatgtttatttaagctaaaaaaaatatatacaacataACAGTGACTTAAGAATAAAGTGAGAGAATTTATCACTAACTGCACTTCACTCCTTTGCCCACAAGATGGCAGTTGAAGATGGCTTTCTCTCAGGCTGCTTGGTAGGCCTACATGCAGAAGACTCTAGATACTAACAAACTTGATGCAGACACAGTCTTGGCTGTCAAAGTACAAatggatggaaaataaaaacatacaaacatttcacattggtacaaacagaaaaactagCTCTATTACAGGGTACAAATTATGTTTATGGATTTAACTTTAAGCTACAAGAAAATAGCATTCAAATTgtttagaagaaaaaacaaacatttggaTCTGAAAATCCTATTAGTTTTGGTCTTGATGTTACAATTTCACAGCTCCATTTAAAATCccaatttcaaaaataatagtTATAGGGTAAACAATTAAACCTTTTTAAGTAGAAATCAGTGCCAGTATAATTCTTATCACAGAAAATgacttttgtttctctttttgttgaCTTCAAATGGAGTGACATTCTTGAACACACCCTGACTGAAACACTAGAATACATCCTATCTGCATCGGTGCACTTACTGCAGGCCCACATCTGCATATGAACATGGACACACgccagcacacaaacaaacagacacacacacgcacatgcccTCGCAGTCgtacgcacaaacacactgtgtacaAACCAAAAGTGAGTTCTCgcagacaggaaatgatgtCAGTTCTTGTCTCCAAGGAGATGGAGGCAGTTGCTAAGATACTGTGACACAAGgatttttctctctattttctctccctctctgtctcgctaacatgcgcgcgcacatacacacacacacacacacacacacacacacacacacacacacacacaacacacacacacacacacacacacacacacaggggtgtCACCATGAATAACTCGAAACTCTCTCTTGTATCTCTCTTATTCTCTGGCACAGATGGCAATGAGCACCAATCCAACTTTTTCACTTACATTTCCTAAAAATAACCACCAAAAATATCGCTTTGTTCACAATCCCAATTGGACACTTGGGGCCATTGAACAGATCACTGATGCCTCTTCACCAGAATCTAACATCAGCGCTGCTGCTACAAAAATAATTCACATTCTTAATCTTTGATTTGAACTGCGTTCAATTATCCAATTCCAGAGTGCCTTTAGCTAGTATCCCAAAACCATGGAAGTGATGGATGTGTATCAGCACCCCTCCTAAGCTTCTTCAGAGTGTGAGCTGCACCTCTCTACTGCTATCAGCATGCCACATATGTCTTGGCACTAGCATGTTGCTGCCAAATCCTCATCgccctccccttctcctcccctgtGGCGCCTAACACAGCATTAAGAGTTTATGGGGTTTGGGTTGTATTGGAAATGCCATGCACTCGTCCTCTGGATACTGGGATTAGCTCTCTCCGCGGTATTTCTACTCCAAGAGCCTTCCTGTACTGATGACACAAGCAATATAGCGATGAGTGTTTGTTCATTTACTGTGCACAAATGCatgtccctctccctccctccactccatcgctccacacacacacacacacacacacacacacacacacacacatgctcaagggtgcctacacacacacacaacacacacacacacacacaccacacacacacacacacacacacacacacacacacacacaggggtgtCACCATGAATAACTCGAAACTCTCTCTTGTATCTCTCTTATTCTCTGGCACAGATGGCAATGAGCACCAATCCAACTTTTTCACTTACATTTCCTAAAAATAACCACCAAAAATATCGCTTTGTTCACAATCCCAATTGGACACTTGGGGCCATTGAACAGATCACTGATGCCTCTTCACCAGAATCTAACATCAGCGCTGCTGCTACAAAAATAATTCACATTCTTAATCTTTGATTTGAACTGCGTTCAATTATCCAATTCCAGAGTGCCTTTAGCTAGTATCCCAAAACCATGGAAGTGATGGATGTGTATCAGCACCCCTCCTAAGCTTCTTCAGAGTGTGAGCTGCACCTCTCTACTGCTATCAGCATGCCACATATGTCTTGGCACTAGCATGTTGCTGCCAAATCCTCATCgccctccccttctcctcccctgtGGCGCCTAACACAGCATTAAGAGTTTATGGGGTTTGGGTTGTATTGGAAATGCCATGCACTCGTCCTCTGGATACTGGGATTAGCTCTCTCCGCGGTATTTCTACTCCAAGAGCCTTCCTGTACTGATGACACAAGCAATATAGCGATGAGTGTTTGTTCATTTACTGTGCACAAATGCatgtccctctccctccctccactccatcgctccacacacacacacacacacacacacacacacacacacacatgctcaagggtgcctacacacacacacaacacacacacacacacacaccacacacacacacacacacacacacacacacacacacacaggggtgtCACCATGAATAACTCGAAACTCTCTCTTGTATCTCTCTTATTCTCTGGCACAGATGGCAATGAGCACCAATCCAACTTTTTCACTTACATTTCCTAAAAATAACCACCAAAAATATCGCTTTGTTCACAATCCCAATTGGACACTTGGGGCCATTGAACAGATCACTGATGCCTCTTCACCAGAATCTAACATCAGCGCTGCTGCTACAAAAATAATTCACATTCTTAATCTTTGATTTGAACTGCGTTCAATTATCCAATTCCAGAGTGCCTTTAGCTAGTATCCCAAAACCATGGAAGTGATGGATGTGTATCAGCACCCCTCCTAAGCTTCTTCAGAGTGTGAGCTGCACCTCTCTACTGCTATCAGCATGCCACATATGTCTTGGCACTAGCATGTTGCTGCCAAATCCTCATCgccctccccttctcctcccctgtGGCGCCTAACACAGCATTAAGAGTTTATGGGGTTTGGGTTGTATTGGAAATGCCATGCACTCGTCCTCTGGATACTGGGATTAGCTCTCTCCGCGGTATTTCTACTCCAAGAGCCTTCCTGTACTGATGACACAAGCAATATAGCGATGAGTGTTTGTTCATTTACTGTGCACAAATGCatgtccctctccctccctccactccatcgctcccacacacacacacacacacacacacacacacacacacatgctcaagggtgcctacacacacacacacacacacacacacacacacacacacacacacacacacacacacacacaaacaaacacacaagcgtACCATACATGCATAAGGGGAATATCAGATTCAATGTGCAATGACAGTGAGGACAtagagtggagaggagaggggggggggggggagcagagGCACAGGGTGTGTTTGGCATGGGTGGCGTGGAATCATTTTAAATGGCGCGGGGGTTGGAAGGCAAAAAGAtgtacagagagaggagacgagagtGGCAGAAAAGCACTGAAAGGCAGCCAGGGTCGAGCGAGAGACTGGATGTGGGCTAAGATTTCAGCATGAGTGAGAGGGAAtgagggaagagggagaaagagggaaaggaggaaTATCCTCTGCACCACTGTGTGACTGGAAATTtaatagagggagagagagggagaaagagagggaaggagagagaggtagatgggtgggagagagagagggagagaggcagaggagggggaggggagaggaagagagaggcaaAAAGGCACAGAGACCTCATTGCTGTGCGGCTTTCAGCAAAAGCTAGTGGTCGTGAACAATACTCACTACGGCATTCacggagagggaggggaggagcacgggagagggtgaggaagggaaaggaggagagagatggagagggggagagagagtatATATCTTGGGGGTCTTTCTGAAGCATGCCTGGCCTTCTCTGTCCTTTGACCTTTAGAGCTGAGACAGAGCAAAGATGTACTGAGATTTATTTTTACCCACAAACTAGTCTTGGTAGTGGATACAAAACTACAAGGGgcgattttcttcttctgcactaACTTTACACTAAAAGAATTGTAGAGGAGCTAAAGCACTTGACACGTGTGGACGCACACATGAGCAAAGATCAATACGGACAGGCCACGAAGAGAGAAAGATTGGCATCTCTTTACTGACTAAAGCTTTTCTTTATTGGCTAATAACTTGCTGACGTTCTTTGCAATCCtgtaattaaaaacatgcagcagcCTACCAAACTCTGGAACCTGCTCACAAAATACTTCTTATGCACATTTGCAGGGTTCAGAAGTATTCAAAGGTTTGGGTTTTTATAAAGTGCCAGCCTGACAGGGTTGCAGAGTGCTTGCTGTCTGGATGCTGACAGCAAGTTATAGTGGTGGCTTCCTTATGTACAGCTTTAATTTCACCCCTGAGGATTGCTTTGggaaaaaataagtaaatactcATATGCAAAGTCTGCAGAAAACAGACCTCATTAGTTTGCTAGATTTAATCTTAGCCGGCCATTACCAAAATGCATGTGCTAGCACTGAGCATTCATTGTGGATATGGACAATAGTAAGTCTACAAAACTCTTCAAGACTCAGTGGAGCAGAAATGTTTCTCACTGCAGATGTTTGATGACGTCTGGTTAAACAGGTGCCCATGATAAACACTGATAATGGTTAAAATCTCCCTTTATTAGACGTAACACACTGACTCATTTAATTCTGCTGAACATGGAGTGCTGCTGAGTCATATTAATAAAGATGTGACTATACTCATCACATGTCTAGAGCTTatgtgatatgaaaaaaaaaatttagactaaaaaacacacaaaaaaataatatatttttattattttggtatCATCCTTCTCTGGATGTAGAGTTTAATCCATTAAAGCATCTAAAGGAGGCAGGTACATCCACGAGTCCTTGGTCCTTCATCTATTCTTCTAATGCTGTCTTAGTGGGATTCAGACTGAAACATACGGAATGTGCGTAAAGAGTCGCTTATGCTGGACGCAAAATGCTCTGCCCAGCGGGCGCCGTCGCGTTTGCTGCCTGCGTTCCTCTCCAATGATGATAAGACGCATGGATGCACTCGTCCCAGACCTCGTTCCTAAATGTGATAATACtaaaatcattttctccaaCGACCCCTTAATCTgatcactgtctttttttttttttttaccccgcgtgtgtgtgtgtgtgtgtgtgcgcgcgcgcgtgtgtgtgtgtgtgtggattcgGTTCATCTTTAACCTGCCATCACTGTAGCCCCCCGCGTTGCGTTGGCGCTGCGGATCTAGCCTACAAGAACAAGAGCCAGCTCACAGCCGTGGAAACAAGCGAATCAATTTAGGGACGAGAAAGGGAGACATAGATAGCGAGGTTGGAAAACTGACGATCGGGAGAAGggacgagaggagagaaaacatcGACCTCACGCCGCAGCCGCCGAAACATTAAGGTACGTGTATATTGGATGTACAGGTAGAAGGGACTGAAATGGCCGGCGTAATTACTGCATTTGTTACCTAACGTGCATGGATGCTGAAATCAGTCACGAGATGATAAAGatttaataatgaaatgtgCAAATGTTGCACGGATGCATTATAATTTAAGTAAATAATTAATACCAGCATAAGAGACTGTCTTGTCAGTGGTATAAAGCTGTGCTGCTcattgcaaatgtattaaaatgacaCGCTTCCTTATGTAAGCGTGTGTTTCACATGTCCACACAtattattttacagaaaaagaaaaaggacagcCTATAGATTATTTTTGGGTGCAGTCATGTTGTCATTACCCTGAAGAGAGAATGGATGCAAGCCATTTTGTAATGCAGCATGTGCAGAATTAGGCCTATTCAGAATTTCAATTGCGTTCCCGAGAAGGTGCGCCGTAGTGAGCGCAGCTGCATAGATGAATAAGGCCATTCTGTTGAATTGTAGGAGATATTATGCTAGAGGCTATATGATGAGGAGAGATTGCAGATTAGAGGTTGCGACTGCAGGAGAAAATGGACAGGTtatgtctccctctccctctctctcgttctttctcttttttcttgttgaGTTGATTTGAGAGAAATTAGAAAATATACTCGTCACCAGCTGAAAGTGGAGAAAATATTTGGCATCAAcctgcatttttctttctctaaacaAAAAGCAATGGTTGTTACTATATACTGTTGAAATGCGTCCCATCCTACCCTGATTCCCACGTCCTGAATCAATCTAGTGTTGTCATAGTTACAGTAGATGATGTTGGCCCTGCTGCACCTGTGTCGCTTTGTGTTCATCCAGACCATCTGTAAATACATGAGGTCTAATTGGGCCTTGTGTAGGCATACAGGAAATATCCCACAGCCTCGAtgtttaatgaaaacaacaagacGCGTTTTGCCTCTTCATAAACCTTAATGACTCTGTTTGTTGAGAGCAAGGCATTGATACAATCAGGCGCTTACGATGATGTGATTGGTTTGTAGCAATTGGTCAGCAGCTTGCAGCTAATTTGTCTTTTCACGACTGAGCGCTCTCTCAGGCCTGATCAAATAATCAATATCTACACGGTTGCAATCTGCTCTTGACATGGAAAAACGGCTAAGATCAAGACAGAGAAATACCTGTGTGTGAAActggttggaaaaaaaatacaactcaGCCGACGTCTCAGCCTGTCATAAACCCAAAGAAAacacttcttttatttatttttttcctcacaaggatgaggatgaaggcCAGTGGCGACAGAGCTGGCCCTCAGATGAGTCAAGGTGTAATATTCTAAAAATAAAGGGCCATCATCGGTGTGTGCTGTTGTTCTTGTGTTCTCATGTGGTGGAGAACTTGAAGATGGGAGGTCAAGGCAACAGGCGTCCTGCTTGCAGATTCAAGGTCTCTCCTTATAATATCATTTTTTACCCTGTGTGGTGTTTTACATGGATCGTTTGACTGTCTCACCCCAGTGACTTTTTTGCTGCTTAAAGCAGAGGAAAATGCTCACTTCTTtcaattttaagaaaaaaaaaaacctgcatcaAACAGCTTAGCCTACTGTTGACTGCTGCCAAAGGCTTTTCCCCTGTAATGATGCAATGATGGAAACACATTAAAGCTTAGAACAAAATGCAATTGTGCATTTTTGCAAAATCTTTATACCATCATCACAATATATTTGTGCTGAATACAGCTGCACATCTCTTACATTTATATCTCAACTTCACCCATTACCTCTGTGCTTTGataaatttcaaaaatgaaGGCAGTGGCTGGAGGAATTATAGAGCGCAGGATTCTTGAAATCACATTTAACTACCAATATTTTCAAGATATCCataagaaaaaagagacaataaATACAAGCAAAACACCATCTCACAGTATTTTCAATTAAGTACTGGTGTGTGATACACTGCATCAAAAACAGAGCAGTGGTATGATCAATTCTTTGACCAGCTGAATATTAatgatgttgtgttttgatgCCTCCATGAATCATTTTATGACGAACTAATCACCATTCTAACTATCAAACCACCATTCTGGATCACATACAATTCTGACGTCTGGGACAGACACTGAagcgttttcttttttcaacttTGTGGAATTATTGAAATGCACAGTTACCTGCTGGCTGGGGTTTAGAATTTGTGTTCAAAAATCTACATGGAGATGGATGTGTTGTTATTTCTCTGTGGCAGTTACACTTAGGAAGGTTGTGGATAtggaagtgtgtatgtgtgtgcatgtgtcacacgcacacagagagagagagagagtctgtgggATGTGCAGAGCATCTGAAAAAGTCTATTTTTAGCATACACTCCCTTATGAGCTTTCTTAATAGCTGCTTTAAGAGTTCTCAGAGctatgtttttaataaagactGATGTTGACCTAATCCTCAGACCTTGTAGATATTAAGATTCATGGCAGatttgtttcctctgttgtgATATTGAAGGCCAAGGTTCAACTATGTGCTCCTCAGGTTTCCCTGCacttatgtaaatatatatttttatatacaaagCCAGTTTTTGTTCCTCTAGGTCAAGGTATCTACTGAGCAAAAGACCATTGATTGTAtatctggtaaaaaaaaaaaagaagagaatacAGCTTAagctttaaatcaaatttatgtTGATTCAGACCAAAAAGGTGTTTCTGATCAGTTTTGTGCAGCAAATGTTCATCAAGCTCAGCTAAACACAGTAATGTGGAATAGGGCACTGgacagtaaaaacacaagatgGTGAGTGAGCAGGTTGCCACAGCAACCGTGTTTCTAGGTGGAGATGCTAAGGACTGCCATGgaagcttttaaaaaataacctgTTTATTAGAGACTAAAACATTTGGAAAGCGTATCCTAGAGTTCTTATATATAGAACATAAATAATGGTAACACGGCGGTCATATAACATGACAGGTAACAAAGAtcctcttgtttgttttcaatagACAACACGGGCTTGTGACTGCTAGAGTCATCGTGTCGAGCTTGAGAAAACAATGAACACTTTCTCTTTGGTCTAATCAGTATAAGGGAACAAGCCCAAGCATTTCTAAATTTAGTGAGTCTGCTGATGCTTGCAGCCATTTCTGTTTCTTCAAGAAGTGTGTGACACTCTCTTAACCAAAGAAACACATAATATGTGTTACAAAAGCCATAAAAGTGTTTTGCAACATCGTCTTCACTTTGTTCACAAGCTAGGTGTCAATTTCATTTTCGGCTCATCCGCTCTCACTGGTTGGGGATCTTTTCTAAATGTGTTGCACTTATTGTACACAGCATGTGCATTGCAGTAAAATTTCAGAAGTAAATAATCATTCCTTCATATCTTAATTGCTAAATTACTGCATGCAGGCATCATTTGTTATCTCATTTGTAATGCTGTGCTACTGCCTCATGATGGATTGCACGAATCTCTGCATTAACCTTAGGTCTAGATGAGTCCCACTGGCAGTTGTAATTGCATTCAACAACTTTGCATTCTTTAAAATGTGAGATTCTATTTCTGAGAGCATGCATCTGACTAGACGCATACCAGTTGATGATGAGACTGTCATCCTAATGGGTGTACTGCAGCACTTTTGATCCAGCTTGAGGTTTTCGAATTTTGTGGCCATTTCACACCATGACCCAGATGTTAAGTTCAACCTATGAAGAAAATGGCAGCTGACTCACCAGTTCGACTACAGGCCACAATTTGAGAGCCACCTCTTTAGAAAAGATATTACAATGTCCTGTCTGGTGACAggacattttaatattttgagaTATAATTTAATTCCTGGGAATACTTGCATGTTTGTGGTAGGCTGATATCTTGAAGCTACAGCACTGTGCACTTGCTTgacctccttcctctctctgcttttctctcttccccctACAGTGAGAAGCAACAGCCTCCACAGGGACAGCACTTTCAAGAGCAAATCCTCCCCCAAATTTGATTTATACGCTAATGATTGCCATGGGAACAAAAAAATTCAGGGTTCCCTAAAATGACATATTGAAGAGAATAAGGTGTGTGATAGTCAAAGAAACATGAGCAAAGTAAAATAAGAATCTATTAATGATAAATAGTCTTTAATATAACATTGCACTTTTTCTTCTCAATTTTTAAAGTGACTGCttgaaggagaaaaaacagaataagaGCATCAAATATGAACATCAAGATAAGCACTTAAATTCCCTTGTTTGGAGGTGACTTATCAACATCATAGCAATAGGGGTGGGTCATGACTCAGTTGCCATGcgtgttgtcatggtgaccaGCCCCTGCACCCCTTCCCCCCTCCTCTGGTTGGTCCAGCTTTTGTTGTGGTTTCACAACCATGGACCTCAGCTCACAGAGGCAGCACCCCCCTGCCCCACCCCCTGTACCTGCTCCAATCAGGCGAGCCGTGTCATCTGTACAAGGAAGAGTTTAGATCAAGTCCCGGAGAGTATTTCAGAGAACACAAGATACCTCAATCTACAAGAGAACACAATTCAGGTAAATATGGCTTCATGTACATGCAGACCCTAAATTCTGCATACATTGTGATTTATTGAATAAATGTTGACAGCGGTAATTTTGGCATTGCTACAATGTGcctccatgtttttgtttctacaCCAGGTGATCAAGTCTGACACATTTAAGCACCTGCGGCATTTGGAAATCCTCCAGCTCTCCAAGAACCACATCCGACAAATTGAGGTGGGAGCTTTCAATGGCCTTCCCAACCTCAACACGCTGGAGCTTTTTGACAACCGTCTTACAGTGGTACCGTCACAAGCCTTTGAGTACCTCAGCAAGCTAAGGGAACTATGGCTACGAAACAACCCCATCGAGACGCTGCCTGCATTTGCCTTTCACCGAGTTCCCTCTTTACGACGTCTTGATCTAGGGGAACTCAGGAAGCTGGATTTCATCTCAGAGGCTGCTTTTGAAGGTCTGGTAAACTTGCGCTTCTTGAATCTTGGCATGTGCGGCTTGAAGGACATCCCTAACCTCACCCCACTGGTACGACTAGAGGAGTTAGAGCTTTCAGGGAACCAGCTTGGTATAGTCCGGCCTGGATCCTTCCAGGGCCTAGTGTCGCTTCGCAAGCTGTGGCTAATGCACTCCAGAGTGTCAGTCATTGAACGCAATGCTTTTGATGATCTCAAAAACCTGGAGGAGCTCAACCTCTCCCACAATTCCCTGCATTCCCTGCCTCATGATCTCTTCACCCCTTTGCACCAGTTGGAGAGAGTGCATCTCAACCACAACCCTTGGGTGTGCAACTGTGATGTTCTGTGGCTCAGCTGGTGGCTGAAAGAAACAGTTCCCAGCAACACCACATGTTGTGCTCGCTGCCATGCGCCCCCAGGTCTAAAGGGCAAGTACATTGGGGAACTAGACCAGAGCCACTTTACCTGCTATGCCCCAGTGATTGTTGAGCCACCCACTGACCTCAATGTCACTGAGGGCATGGCTGCTGAGCTGAAATGTCGCACTGGAACCTCGATGACCTCTGTGAATTGGTTCACTCCAAATGGCACTCTGATGACCCACGGATCGTACCGAGTTAGGATCTCAGTGCTTCATGACGGAACACTGAACTTCACAAATGTGACCGTGCAAGACACTGGGCAGTACACTTGCATGGTAACCAACTCTGCTGGAAACACCACTGCAACCGCTGTCCTCAATGTGTCTGCGTCAGACCCCAGCAACAGCTACAGTTATTTCACCACTGTCACTGTGgaaacagtagagacagtaagaggagaggaggagaactcAGCAAGACAGTATGTTAATGAGACATTCATAGATTTCTCTAATCCTACTGTTCAAAGAGGGGTGATAGAGGGCAGACCTGGCATCACTATAtcaccttctctctcctctctttcctcactGTCCCCACGAGCCAACAGAGCTACTGAAAATGCAGTGACTGTGTCCATAATGGATGTAACTAACATTCCTGGCCTGGatgatgtaatgaaaacaaCTAAGATCATCATTGGTTGCTTTGTGGCCATTACTTTTATGGCAGCTGTAATGTTGGTGGTCTTCTATAAACTCCGGAAGCAGCACCAGCTACACAAGCACCACGGCCCAGCCAGAGCCATTGAAATAGTCAATGTAGAAGATGAGATCGGAGCCGGGGCCGGGAGTGGTATCTCAGGTGGTTCAACAATGAATTCTGGAGCAGGTGGAGAAGGAACCCTAAGGATACATCATCCAGAAATAGTCAACCTTCCCAACATTGGCCGTACAGATACTCTTAACCATTACTACAAGACCCATTTCAACAACAATGTGATGGGTCTTAGTATTGGCACCGAAGGGATGGGACCAGGAGGGATCCTCAAGAACCAGCAAGGCCAGGATATCCCCATCTCCTGTACCTCAGTCCCAATCTCTACATCTAATTTGCTCACCTCATCAGGCAACGGCACCAACACCAACCCCAATTCTATGTCCCCACCGCTGCCAATGTCTCTCCCCATGCCGACTATGGGCTTACATGGATCGATCAAAGGTTTCATGGGCCAAAACCAGAATCCCCAAATGGAACCTCTTCTCTTCAAAGGGAGCTCGAAGGAAAACGTTCAAGAGACtcaaatctaaaaacaaaaagtgagagtatagagagagagtgagcaagagtcggagacagagaggggattGATGTTGGGTTTAAATGCGCGGAATGATTAGACACTAGAGTGCATTGACATTACACCAGGAGAGAGGATAGACTGACACGgcaatacacaaacacatagactTATCCGTGACAGTGTACTGAGCCAAGGATTACCACAATGGGCCACTTGTGTTTGTAGTAACGATCATGGCCATGAAGATCAAGGAATGGACATTGCTACAATGTAAATCTGTGccaaagcaaatgttttttgCAGTTTCTACAAGCTGTGTTCCTATAGGGAAAAACTAGCCTTTCAGAGTATTCAGTCCCCAAATTGTTGTTGGCCAGCAGAGATGAAAGACATGCACAGCACTTACCACACTGAAGATCGGCGACATTACAGAACAAattccaagagacatttttcttccacacaaaacacaagccaCACTCTCTCTCAAGTGACTCAATAGACTCCCTCAAGGTGAAAATTATGTAGGCATAAAGAGATGGACAAAAAGGTACAGTGCAGTACAAACTACTGTGAAAAATCcacaaattatataaatatattttcatttaaatatgtatCATCGCAGACTCCAATGCAGAGATATTTTGGGGTGGATGTATAAGCTGGtacagtttgtttctttgtgaatAATCAGGGGCGGCGATAGTGGACGTTGGTTATGATACATGTTTTAAGTTTGGCTACTTCTCAGAAACATAAGGGCTCAATTGCAACACTCATTGTGAATCTTTGAATTGGCTTTGTGACATAAAGTCCATTTAGGTTGTAGAACAGTAAATGCAGATCTCTGTTTGACAAACTTTTGTCTGTTGCTTCAGTAATAATCATTACAAACTTTTGTGTTCTGAGAGTG comes from the Seriola aureovittata isolate HTS-2021-v1 ecotype China chromosome 21, ASM2101889v1, whole genome shotgun sequence genome and includes:
- the lrrc4bb gene encoding leucine-rich repeat-containing protein 4B; the protein is MRVVMVTSPCTPSPLLWLVQLLLWFHNHGPQLTEAAPPCPTPCTCSNQASRVICTRKSLDQVPESISENTRYLNLQENTIQVIKSDTFKHLRHLEILQLSKNHIRQIEVGAFNGLPNLNTLELFDNRLTVVPSQAFEYLSKLRELWLRNNPIETLPAFAFHRVPSLRRLDLGELRKLDFISEAAFEGLVNLRFLNLGMCGLKDIPNLTPLVRLEELELSGNQLGIVRPGSFQGLVSLRKLWLMHSRVSVIERNAFDDLKNLEELNLSHNSLHSLPHDLFTPLHQLERVHLNHNPWVCNCDVLWLSWWLKETVPSNTTCCARCHAPPGLKGKYIGELDQSHFTCYAPVIVEPPTDLNVTEGMAAELKCRTGTSMTSVNWFTPNGTLMTHGSYRVRISVLHDGTLNFTNVTVQDTGQYTCMVTNSAGNTTATAVLNVSASDPSNSYSYFTTVTVETVETVRGEEENSARQYVNETFIDFSNPTVQRGVIEGRPGITISPSLSSLSSLSPRANRATENAVTVSIMDVTNIPGLDDVMKTTKIIIGCFVAITFMAAVMLVVFYKLRKQHQLHKHHGPARAIEIVNVEDEIGAGAGSGISGGSTMNSGAGGEGTLRIHHPEIVNLPNIGRTDTLNHYYKTHFNNNVMGLSIGTEGMGPGGILKNQQGQDIPISCTSVPISTSNLLTSSGNGTNTNPNSMSPPLPMSLPMPTMGLHGSIKGFMGQNQNPQMEPLLFKGSSKENVQETQI